A region of the Arachis hypogaea cultivar Tifrunner chromosome 15, arahy.Tifrunner.gnm2.J5K5, whole genome shotgun sequence genome:
taaattattaattatttgaaagacaCAGTACTCTTATAAAATACAAGATATAAGATAtctttataaaaatttttcttttaacaacgtaaatttagaagaaaaataaatattttttacaaaaaataatatctaaagtacataatgtgattaccaaaatataactacgtaagtcattattaatataataatataaatgttaaatatattaatataaaaaaataaatgatttttttaaaattaaatatagagattattatataaaaactaatttgaaaggTACAAAGACTTGAGGATATGgtattaaattagttaagtaaaaaatattagtgaattaaacaattaagacataaatctatcacataatgaaaaataatacatataaaattattaaattacataatattttttattttttaaacacatatctcatatataagtataatttcttaaaatttggGAGGAGGGAGCGGCGAGGTCACCCTCTAGGTTCGTCCCTGCTCATCGGTGCCTTGGAAGATGGTCTTGATGTGCCTCAGGAACTCCAAGTTGTGAACCCCGATGATGACCTCGCTGAGGTTGCAGAGGTGGCTGTCAGAGAGCTCCTTGGTGCAACAGATAAGCTCGGATTTGAGGCAGGACTTGACGATGCCGAGACAATCCTTCACTTCCAGGACAATGGCTTTCCCCAGACTTAAAATTTCATAGTAGTCCCTGAGATTCGCGTGAATACTCAATATAGTCCTTAAAATTCCAATTTTTTCATAGTAGTCCTCCAAATAGAACTCCAAGCACTCATAGTGGTCCCTGAGCATATTTCTGGTGATAAGTCATCACCGAAACGCTTACGTGGCATCGTTTCGCCACATTGGAGCCAGCCAGCTTAGCTAGCACGTTTCCAAATTATACCCATGTTGGCCCCTCTTTTTATATTTAACCCTAAATCTCAAAATCCCTAATCTTCTTCTTCGACAGCTCCCAGACCCTGTCAAACACCGAACGACAGCCCACTTCTTTCTTCAAATGCAAAGAAGACAAAGATCTTTTTCCAAGTTCACACATCACAACAAATGCAAATATTCcatatttctttttttctaaGCTTCCTCAACAACCAAACATCGATCACCAAACAAGAATGAAAAGTTCAAAACTAGAAGAGAGGAGATCGGTGAAGAGATCTAACCGGCAGTGAGAGAGAGTACATAGGAAGTGACTGAGACTGAGAGTACCATGCAATTGGACTGATGTGCAATCCACTCATTCATCATTGGTAACTTCCGTTAAACTCTACTACCTTAATCTATTTGGCACTTTATCTCCTAAAATCTGTAACCTTTTAAGGCTAATTGAGTTGAATCTCTCAGAATTTTTTTTCTAGTCCAAATTCGAATGGTTTTGCTAATTGCCATAGTTTAAAGTTTCTAGATCTTTGTACAAACAGGCTTCATGGAGAAATTTTAACCCCAATTTGGAATATAACAAAACTTAGGAAGCTTTACCTTTGTAAAAATTATATACATGGTGAGGTACCTGAAGATTTTGGGAACTTAGCTTCACTTGAGGAGTTagttgttgggaataagacatcattcccccttgagaaaatacctttgacagagaaataaaatagacacaatcacaacacaagaatttaacgtggaaactccaattaccggagaaaaaaccacggccgttgtcaaatgacaaccagagaatatcactatgtgaaaattgttacaacacatagacttctttctctctaacaccggcaccccagtacacccacactctctcaaagcaaatatctaactacacctcacaacactctctaattaaagagtacagaggaaaagaaaaaacagatacaagcttaaagtgtttctgactggtgcaaaaacaaatggagaacttagcctcatatttatagcctaggccacccactccatttgctatcctaagcaatgtgggactaattcaaccaaatcctaacattaGTTATATATAGCAACAACTTAACAAAGAGAATTCCTAAACCAATTAGCAAGTTGAAGAAGCTTAGGGTTGTTCGGGCGGGACTGAATGCTCTCTCAAAGTCAATACCAGCCGAGATTAGTAAGTGTGACAGCTTGGAGACATTGGGTTTGATGCAGAATCAGCTAAAAGGTTCTATTCTAAGGGAGCTTCAAAACCTTACCAACTTGATTCTATGGCAAAACTCACTGTCCGGAGAGATTCCTCTTGAGATTGGGCGCAATTGCTTGCTTTGCATATGAATTCGTTTGTCGGTGATGTCCCGAAGGAGCTTGCAAAAAAGATGTGGGCTGCTGACAGGGTCAGAGACTGGGAGCTGTCGGAGAAAAAGATTagggatttgaattttgaaactaGGGTTAAATATAGAGGGAGGGGCCAATGTAGGTATAAATTGAAAACGTGCCAGTTTATCTGGCTCCAACGTAGCGAAATGATGCCACGTAAGCGCCCCATGATGACTCATCATCAGAAATATGTTTAGGAATCATTATGAGTGTTTGGAGTTCTATCTCAATGActagtataaaaaaaattgagatcttgagaactACATTAAATATTCACGTAAATCTTAAAGATTATTATGAGAATTTACTCTATCTCCATGCTTTGCTGCAAAGAATTTAAGACACGTGAAGACCACGCCCTCAAACTTTATGAATGATTAGGAGGTGAAAAAGGAGGCGAATAGGTCCTTGCTGCCACAATCAAGATATTGCAAAAATATATTAGTTATATCAATCGTACTTTCAATATCCTATATGCTTAGACCATTTTTAGTAGGGAACTCATCCCAGTTTCTATTTACggtccacctgtcataaaaagtaattttacattagcttttgcgtcataaatagtaaataggaactcaaagcatctctctcttctccattaggaggaactaactttagtccctattttgtgatcccacttaattaatttattaaaatacttgaaattaatgtaattaatttttttcaataatgtaatttaaatatttaaatttaaaaataatttactattaaaagatattaatattaaataaattcatatataacaataatacacaatatataattcgggttacactaatttgtaaaattacttaatacaaagaaaaacataattaaactctatagttgacgccatatgtgttcaatcaagtcctctttcaattgtctATGTTGTTGCCTATTTCGAAGTTGggcatttctttggagaaattAATGGTATGGTGTAAAATCTTCTTCTCCCAGctgaggttgtgataagccattttcaacatcatcatactctaagccttgagcaaaatttcctgcataagtgtctctttcatcctcaacaatcatattatgcaatataatacaagctctcattatgttggcaagtttcttctttttctaaaaacgactagttttgcaacggctaatttaatataataatataaatataaataatatttaatattaattatgatataaataattaatataaattattaataaaataaaaatttaattatttaatctaattaattattatttaatataattatttaattaattaacataactatttaattaattaatattttatataattatttattttttacctaACTTACCATTTGACAAGTGTGAATTGGCTAATGGGAGTCCCCATTCAGAGGGATTCCCTCGTCTTGAAATGAGTGAAAGAACTCACTTGAATTTCACTCCAATGCTCCAGTTCTCTTTTTTCTCTAACAAAATAGTAATCAGACTCCAAAATTTAGCCCGATGGAGATGCTCTTAGTGGAACTTCATGGATATTAGGCATGATAAATAATTATGACAAAGTCAAATTTGATTAAACATCATTATTAtatgattaaaataataaaaatatcgatgaattaataaaaaataatgaaatcctaatttttatgTTAAAGGAATCAACTtcgatttaaaaattaaaaacaaaaaatacattaTTATGGTAGTAAAtagttaaaacaaaaacaaaagagtaaaCTACAATTTTTACCCATAAAAGTTAAAAATACTGATATATCTAtccataaaagataaaaattaccaTTTATACCCATAAGAAATTGATTTCGCAAGtaaaattatccaaaccctaaataattatataaaatccccAAACTATCCCCTTCTCTTCTCTCACGCACGCACCCACCCTCACTCACTGTCTGCAGCACCTAAACCACCACTACCATAGCatcatatctctctctctctctctctctctctctctctctcctcttgaACATCAATATAGCCCAGCTACTATCCtctttaaaatcacaaaaaagaaCAAACTCAGATCAAATTGAAGAATAGAACATGCAtagattcaaaataaaaccctaatttcttagaaccTTCACCAAAAATTGTCAATTTCTCATATTCAAGATCACTATTTTCGTTGCAAATAATACAGAACATTAATTCAATTTTGGCGACGCTGGGAGGAGATGACGAAAATGCATCACTAGGAGGAGAACAGAGCAGAGATGCTGAGAGAAGAAGACGAAGATACGACATTTGAAAAAAGAAGGAACTCAACGTTGAAGAAGTTGTGGTTGCAAAAAATATAGAGGACTCAAAATTGCTACTTTCTGAAGCCAAAAACCtcccgaagaagaagaagaaaaagatgagggGAGGAGAAGATGGAGCTCGCGACAGCAAAAGGAGGAACCACCATTAATAcacaaaagagagagaagaacgaCAGAGATGAGAGAGATATCAATAGGaaagaagaggaaggagaaaagTGCGAAGAGGGAGAAGTGAAAGAGAGAGGGACGATTAAAGAAGATAGGGTagaaggaagagagagagtgCGGAAAGGGGAGGGTGCTGCAGCAATGGGGTTCACGGTTtagatgaagatgaagaggatGAGACTCACTAAGGGTAGTTTGGgaattttatgtaattatttaggGTTTGGGTAATTTTGCTTGCGAAATCaattttttatgggtacaaacagtaatttttatcttctatgagtagatatgtcagcgttttcaacttttataGATAAAAATGATAGTTTACTCAAAACAAAAAAGACAGTGTTTGTTTGAgcgtcattattttgataaaagaaatattttttaatgaaaaaagatcttttttattttttagcgtgtttggcaaatttctagtagtaaaaataaaagtactagaaaaataaaaaatatattttttgagaagctataatttacatctttttttaaaagatatttttttcttaaaacaaagatgtttttcatgtaataaataaataaataagtacttttattttgttatacccaaacataattgatagataaaaagatttttttgtatgagatatcgaaacataaaattatttttaagtgcttgtttgggcgccattattttgataaaaaaatcttttttcaatgaaaaagatctttttacttttttttttattttttagtgtgtttggcaaatttttagtagtaaaagtaaaagcactaaaaaaataaaaaaacatcgtttttgagaagttgtaatttacatctttttttaaaagatcttttttccttaaaaaaaagatatctTTTTGTAAtagataaacaaaaaagtacttttatattttttatacccaaatataattgataaataaaaaaaatctttttgtatgagatacccgtacataaaattacttttacttttccataaaatcttttaaaaaaagataactcgaaaatagatttttttttttaaaaaactcacccaaacaagcccttacgtttttataagatctttttaaaaaaaaataattaaaaaaaatcttttcttaaaaacTCACTTAAACAAGTCCAAAAGATATTGGCTCTGGTAGTCTAGTACATATACCTATGAACTATAAAGAAAATACTATATATAGTGTCTATGGTAATATAAGGAAAAAAATCAAcataattattacaaaaatataatattaaatcttGTAAAATATTGacaaattttactaaaattaattattaattgttatCACATCTccttattaatatataatactttTATAAATGTCATTGAGAAAAGGAACACAAAGACTGTTATGCTACAAGCCTAAAACGCACTAGTGCACCACTTCAATATGTTTGGCGCTAgcgataataatgataatgattaaccattttgatattaaaaatggacaattattttaaaatattaatttatgacttctaaatagatattttaaaatagaaagaaTAGCAAAATGCTATTTGTTCATTAAGAAAAAAGATATtagaaagaaggaggaaaaagaaacaCAAATTTGCATGTTATATATAATcaatgatgagagagaagagtTAAAATTTTGGATCATTCTCGCGCAACTTCCTGGACTATAACTAATTAACTAGTCTCTTCTCTTACCCTACTATAGTGCTGTTGTGGGAGTTGAGAGACACGAGCACGATGAAAATGAAAAGTATTAGAGTTTTGCATGTACATGTCGCTATCGTACTCTTCTTGGTTTGTTCCCAGAATTCTATGGCACACAGGAGATCAATGCTGTCCATTTCTAAAAAACCTGACCCAAATGATGCTATTGTCACCGCTCGTTGGCTGGTCTCTCAGAATTTCTGGGCAGTATTAaagtactctctctctctctcattgcaCACTTTcgctattttcaaattttcattgaTGTTATTATCCTTTTTAGGGATGTCAACAGGATGGAGTGGGGGCGGAGGATGCCTTCTTGCTCCCCATTCCCAAACCCTGATTTGCTGAAAGGCAAGTCAAGAAATTAAGAAGTTCCATGACTAcataaaaattcatcaaaattttcATGATGAACCAATTCTTGTCACtagctaattatttttatttaatttatctgcTTGTAAAGATCAAATCATGTATATTAACTCCACTTTTCCCCTTTTTTTGGCAGCACAATCTCAATTGATTTGGGTGGAGCACCTTGGGGGTAAGCATATCCTATATTTATACTTAGATACCTAGAATACATATAAAGTTTTCAAGTAGAATCAGAGTGCACTGAAAAATGTTCAAAGTCgcatggctatatatatataatgaaaataataatatgtATATGCATGGTAGTAACCGTATCAGGCCAACAACTACATAGAACTTTCATCAAGATCATGTTAATCTCCTCATTCTCGTTTGCTGATTACTATAAATTTTAGTGCAACCATCCTTTTGAGTTAATCAATCTGCCAAATGTAAActcttatataaatattttacattCAATGTCTTGGTTTCCGTAGTTTTAATCttgaataaaagtaaaagaggttTCCTCACAGAAATCAATATATTGTCTAACTGCAGGAATGTGGTATCATTTAGTGATGGGATACCTGACCAAGGCACTGGCATCCCATACTTTTACTTGACAAATTTGGATCCAACAGTAAAAAATGCATTGAAAGACCAAAGAGCTTCCTTTACAGTCAGTGAATATCCTCTTGGGACCTGTGGCAAGATAGACCCAGAGAATCCTACTTGCTCAAAAATTACTCTAACTGGAAAGGTATgtgaaaaaattagaaaaagaaacagTTGAATCTGATTGTTCATTTTGGGTGATGACAAGTTTGTCCTCGTTTTATTAAGTCGTCTTCTGTGCTAATTAACTTTTAGTCTCCGAACATTTTAAATGTGCAAATACTTATGAATTTATGATGTATCAACACCTTTTCAGAAAAACTCTTTCACGGCCCCATAAGCCACAAAATATTGTGAATTCTTTTATTCTTGTTACCCTTTTGTCTTGAGTTGATCCTGTATCCCCTGCATATGGAGGACTGCCTCAACCGAGAGCGCTAAAGAATGTGATCATACTGAACAAAATGCTTTCCTTTTCACTTCCATACTGTTCTGCTAACTTCGTCTCACATGAAGTATTGTTTGATGCAGATCTTACCATACATTTCCTGCATATAGCAATGAATTTTATTATGCCGGAAAGGACCTTCATGTTATCCACATAATAAAAAGTTGTGACAAAGTTCCTATTTTGTTGAATGAGAAGTTAACTATTCATCCATAGTTCCAACTATTTTATGTCGGCTTTGCAGAACAGATATTCTTTCACAAAGGCAGAAAACATGATGAAATTGCTATTGGTTTGTATGAGAActtgacaagtcttcttttaTGTTTTAGCTGATATTGGTTGATGAAAAGTCCAAAGAGGCTGAATTTGGCAGAAATGCATTGTTTTCCAAGCATTCAGAGATGAAAGGTAATCAGAGTATATAAGATAAGAGCATTTATTCTTTTCTTATGCTAGCCACTAGTTGCTAAGTTACACGTTCCATCTTACTCTCCTCCCTAATGCATTCTGAAATTTGATTCATTCTTTTTGTTGAAATGTGAACAGGCTGGCCTATGGATCATAACTTTCAAGTCTACAAATTGGAGATTGAAAATATATTCTTAATTGATTGGTTTGGTGGTCCAAAACCTTTAACAGTAGATGAGTACCTAAAATGGAAAGGACATTGAGATAGCATAGCTGTTATTTAGACCTCGCTCTCAACTAAATAAGCAAACTTATACAGGGATAAACAaacatctatctatctatctattcttaTCACATAAAAGTTGATATAAACCTATTATAGAATAAACTTGTTAATGAAAAGAAACATAACTTCTTAGATTTGATTATATTTTATGATAAAGTATAGAAGGAAGTtttctaatatataaatatattagaaaaCATACatgagttaatatttaaaaagagaCTAACTTCACAAGACATTTGTTGATGttgtatatttttctttgttttttatttttaaataattatattgaattatatacaaattacaaatattttttataaatgagTCTTTTAAGTTTAATATTAATCTACATATTATCTAATTAATTTATGAACAAtataatacttttaaatttatagTATATAGTATAATCAATTTAGCTCTCCGCAcatcggatggatttgatggaagatggacaaggggtgaaAGACAGAGGAATACCTAAGaggaccatccatgaggtggtcaaatgagatctacatgtaaacggtctctctgtagatatgatacatgacagagctcaatggtgtcgtttgattcatgtagccgaccccacctagtgggacaaggctttgttgttgttgttgttgttgcatcGGATGGATGGGAGTCTAGTATGTATTATTTTGATAGTTTAATCAGGTTTTGTCTTAAAAAGGTTCTAAATCAATTACAATCATGCCATCATGGAGAATTTGTCACTGCATGATGAATGTGTGCTCATTTATCTAATGCTGTTATGTTTATTAGCCCCTAAGAAAGCCAGTCTATAAGGCCTTTTTACCTAATTCGAGATTGATTAAATAGAACTTCAAAATCTTATGTTCATATTTATGTCTCATTCttcactaaaccctaaaccctaaacccgttTTGTCTTAAAAAGGTTCTAAATCAATTACAATCATGCCATCATGGAGAATTTGTCACTGCATGATGAATGTGTGCTCATTTATCTAATGCTGTTATGTTTATTAGCCCCTAAGAAAGCCAGTCTATAAGGCCTTTTTACCTAATTCGAGATTGATTAAATAGAACTTCAAAATCTTATGTTCATATTTATGTCTCATTCttcactctttttttttcccACCTCCCTTCATAGTGCTGTATTAGGTAATAGTTTGTAGTAAGGATTTTTAAGGCTTTTATCGGTTTATAcaccaaaagagaaaagaaatctAAATAAATTGGAGATACAGCACAAAGAAAATTACCGGGAAGTAAGGATATATCTGCTAATTTTGTCTCCAATAAGCATTGCCATTGAGTAATATTGACAACAATTTCAAGTATTAGCTGCCGTTGATTGAACCTGAGCAAGCCCTCTGATATAcctttttcaaaagcattgaacCTTAGCTCCAATCGGATCCTCTTTGGAGATGGAGAAGAAATGTGATCATTTTATTGATTGAAATCAGATATTCAATGAGCAGAGATTAACAATGAATGTGCTTCTTCTCTAGCATCCACCATTGGGAAGAACTTTGGAAATGCAGAAGGAATTCATGCCATTACATTGGCAGAAAGAATATATCTAACAAGCAGAAGATTAACAATCAAAATATTTCATCTCTAAACTGTCCACTTATCTCTCTTTGTAACCAACTATGCCCTGAAGgttttttcattctcttttcacTCATgaacttcctaacttcttctGCATGTTCCCATTTGTCCTTAGATGCATAAGTGTTTGCTAGAAGCACATAATTTCCTGAATCCTCAGGGTCAATCATGGTGAGATGTCTAGCAGCTGTCTCACCCAATTCCACATTGCCATAAACCCTGCAAGCTGCTAATAAAGAACCCCAGGTGGTTGCATCGGTGCTTGCATTCTGCTCTATGAGACAGTATGCCCTTTCAAGTTGCCCAGCCCTCCCAAGCAGATCTACCATGCAAGCATAATGCTCGGGTAAGGGCTGAATACCAAATACCTCAGTCATAGTCCGAAAATACCTACAACCTTCGTCGACGAGAGCTGAAGAACTACATGCATTGAGAAGACCCA
Encoded here:
- the LOC112750734 gene encoding uncharacterized protein, producing MKMKSIRVLHVHVAIVLFLVCSQNSMAHRRSMLSISKKPDPNDAIVTARWLVSQNFWAVLNTISIDLGGAPWGNVVSFSDGIPDQGTGIPYFYLTNLDPTVKNALKDQRASFTVSEYPLGTCGKIDPENPTCSKITLTGKLILVDEKSKEAEFGRNALFSKHSEMKGWPMDHNFQVYKLEIENIFLIDWFGGPKPLTVDEYLKWKGH